The following coding sequences lie in one Amycolatopsis cihanbeyliensis genomic window:
- a CDS encoding GuaB1 family IMP dehydrogenase-related protein, whose protein sequence is MRFLDGHRPAHDLTYDDVYLVPNRSAVESRFDVDLSTADGSGATIPVVVANMTAVAGRRMAETVARRGGLVVLPQDVDPVALADIGSWVKERHPVWDTPLVLTPGDAVADALNLLGKRAHGAIVLVDAVGRPVGVVDEAACTGVDRFARLMEVADPEPLTCPLDTPPREVFERLHAHGGRLALGVDAEGRLAGVLTEVAALRSEIYTPATDTGGRLRIAAAIGVNGDVAAKAESVLGAGVDMLVVDTAHGHQEKMIAALKAVRSVSPGVPVVAGNVVTAEGTRDLIEAGADVVKVGVGPGAMCTTRMMTGVGRPQFSAVVECAAAARDLGGHVWADGGVRHPRDVALALAAGASAAMVGSWFAGTHESPGDLRYDEHGRPYKESFGMASKRAVGARTRTDNVFDRARKALFEEGISSSRMALDPTRPGVEDLLDSICAGVRSACTYAGAGTLEEFHQRAVLGIQSAAGFAEGRPLPAGW, encoded by the coding sequence GTGCGCTTTCTCGATGGCCACCGGCCCGCCCACGACCTGACCTACGACGACGTGTACCTCGTGCCCAACCGTTCGGCCGTGGAGTCACGCTTCGACGTGGACCTCTCCACCGCCGACGGCAGTGGCGCGACCATCCCTGTCGTCGTCGCGAACATGACCGCCGTCGCCGGCAGGCGGATGGCCGAGACGGTCGCCAGGCGGGGTGGCCTGGTGGTGCTGCCGCAGGACGTCGACCCCGTCGCGCTGGCGGACATCGGCTCCTGGGTGAAGGAGCGCCACCCGGTCTGGGACACCCCGCTGGTGCTGACCCCCGGCGACGCCGTCGCCGACGCGCTGAACTTGCTGGGCAAGCGCGCACACGGCGCGATCGTGCTGGTCGACGCGGTGGGCCGCCCGGTGGGCGTGGTGGACGAGGCCGCCTGCACCGGGGTGGACCGCTTCGCCAGGCTGATGGAGGTCGCCGACCCGGAGCCGCTGACCTGCCCGCTGGACACCCCGCCCCGGGAGGTGTTCGAGCGGCTGCACGCGCACGGGGGCAGGCTCGCCCTCGGGGTGGACGCCGAGGGCAGGCTGGCCGGGGTGCTCACCGAGGTCGCCGCGCTGCGGTCGGAGATCTACACGCCGGCGACCGACACCGGGGGGCGGCTGCGGATCGCCGCGGCGATCGGGGTGAACGGCGATGTCGCGGCGAAGGCCGAGTCCGTGCTCGGCGCCGGGGTGGACATGCTCGTGGTGGACACCGCGCACGGCCACCAGGAGAAGATGATCGCCGCGCTGAAGGCGGTGCGGTCGGTGTCCCCCGGCGTGCCGGTGGTGGCGGGCAACGTGGTGACCGCCGAGGGCACTCGCGACCTGATCGAGGCGGGCGCCGACGTGGTGAAGGTCGGCGTGGGGCCGGGCGCGATGTGCACCACCCGGATGATGACCGGCGTCGGGCGCCCGCAGTTCTCCGCGGTCGTGGAGTGCGCGGCGGCGGCCAGGGACCTGGGTGGGCACGTCTGGGCCGACGGCGGCGTGCGGCACCCGCGGGACGTGGCGCTGGCACTGGCCGCGGGCGCCTCGGCGGCGATGGTCGGGTCCTGGTTCGCCGGAACCCACGAGTCGCCCGGTGACCTGCGCTACGACGAGCACGGGAGGCCGTACAAGGAGTCCTTCGGAATGGCCTCCAAGCGAGCCGTCGGCGCACGCACCCGCACGGACAACGTGTTCGATCGTGCCCGCAAGGCGCTGTTCGAGGAAGGCATCTCCTCGTCCCGGATGGCACTGGACCCGACCCGGCCCGGGGTGGAGGATCTGCTCGACTCGATCTGCGCGGGGGTCCGCTCGGCCTGCACCTACGCCGGGGCCGGCACGCTCGAGGAATTCCACCAGCGCGCCGTACTCGGGATCCAGTCGGCCGCCGGTTTCGCCGAGGGCCGCCCACTGCCGGCCGGCTGGTGA
- a CDS encoding AMED_5909 family protein: protein MSVLMPPQDAPPVVWREFHRRSAAVYAMIAEVDRGHHHEALYWAGRGQRKAEELARR from the coding sequence GTGAGTGTCCTGATGCCGCCGCAGGACGCACCGCCCGTGGTGTGGCGGGAGTTCCACCGGCGTAGTGCGGCGGTGTACGCGATGATCGCCGAGGTCGACCGGGGACACCACCACGAAGCGCTGTACTGGGCGGGTCGCGGGCAACGCAAGGCGGAGGAACTCGCACGCCGGTAG
- a CDS encoding isoprenyl transferase: MSLRSFLSDVVYSVYGRRLIQQAEGRNPRHIAIMLDGNRRWAREAGFTDVSDGHRVGAKKIADFLTWCREAGVEVVTLWLLSTDNLRRASDEVEALLEIIPEVVDELARPENPWRVRIVGALDLLPSETAARLTGAAARTDSRNGMAVNIAVGYGGRQEIADAVRKLLLHHADEGTPIRELAKILDVDHISEHMYTSGQPDPDLIIRTSGEQRLSGFLLWQSAHSEFWFTEAYWPAFRRVDFLRALRDYAVRHRRYGA; the protein is encoded by the coding sequence GTGAGTCTTCGCTCGTTTCTCTCCGACGTCGTCTACAGCGTCTACGGACGGCGCTTGATCCAGCAGGCGGAGGGCCGCAACCCCCGCCACATCGCCATCATGCTCGACGGTAACCGCAGATGGGCACGGGAAGCGGGCTTTACCGACGTCAGCGACGGCCATCGGGTCGGGGCCAAGAAGATCGCCGACTTCCTGACCTGGTGCCGGGAGGCCGGGGTCGAGGTGGTCACCCTGTGGCTGCTGTCCACGGACAACCTGCGCAGGGCATCCGACGAGGTGGAGGCCCTGTTGGAGATCATTCCCGAGGTCGTGGACGAGCTGGCCAGGCCGGAGAATCCCTGGCGGGTGCGCATCGTGGGCGCGTTGGACCTGTTGCCCTCCGAGACCGCGGCCCGGCTGACCGGGGCGGCCGCGCGCACGGACAGCCGCAACGGGATGGCGGTGAACATCGCCGTCGGCTACGGCGGCCGGCAGGAGATCGCCGACGCCGTGCGCAAGTTGCTGCTCCACCACGCCGACGAGGGCACGCCGATCCGGGAATTGGCCAAGATTCTGGACGTCGACCACATTTCCGAGCACATGTACACCTCCGGCCAACCCGACCCGGACCTGATTATTCGGACCTCGGGTGAGCAACGATTGTCCGGTTTTCTGCTGTGGCAGTCGGCGCATTCGGAATTCTGGTTCACCGAGGCGTACTGGCCGGCCTTCCGCAGGGTCGACTTCCTGCGGGCGTTACGTGATTACGCGGTACGGCACCGACGTTACGGAGCGTAG
- a CDS encoding MFS transporter: protein MTITGPARPSTAAPAGGFGPRFLVPLVLGTLLNAINSSMIAVTLAPIGHDLGAGAAETVWLVTVLYLATAVAQPVMGRLVDRCGARRVLLTGLWLVCGAGVLGTLAGSLPMLIAVRVLLGLGTATGFPAAMAIVRARANTLGVAVPGGVLATLATSTQASMAIGPTLGALLAAVATWRATFAVNVPIALLGIVLAVRWLPADGPRTRSARERVDVTGVVLFAVALVALLLFMLRPEQALWPSLAVGLLLSGALVWWELRAADPFLDLRALGGNGPLVATYLRQALAYLAIYAFLYGYPQWLAQSDRLPETTIGLALLPMSVTTVTLSALGTRLGLGVWSRLLLTGGALFAGALALLLTGAGTAMWLLVAIGFLFGVGQGLSTVANQTALYVQAPAERIGTLSGLFRTSQYLGALASTSVIALSFGERATDSGLGTLALVLLVTAALLLCVTGVDRGLRRVPTH, encoded by the coding sequence ATGACGATCACCGGCCCCGCGCGGCCCTCCACCGCGGCGCCCGCCGGCGGGTTCGGTCCGCGGTTCCTCGTCCCGCTCGTACTCGGCACCCTGCTCAACGCGATCAACTCCTCGATGATCGCGGTCACGCTGGCCCCGATCGGGCACGACCTGGGTGCCGGCGCCGCCGAGACGGTGTGGCTGGTGACCGTGCTCTACCTGGCCACGGCGGTGGCGCAGCCGGTGATGGGCAGGTTGGTGGACCGGTGCGGCGCCCGGCGGGTGCTGCTCACCGGCCTGTGGCTGGTGTGCGGCGCGGGCGTGCTCGGCACGCTGGCGGGATCGCTGCCGATGCTCATCGCGGTGCGGGTGCTGCTCGGCCTCGGCACCGCGACCGGGTTCCCCGCCGCGATGGCCATCGTCCGGGCCAGGGCGAACACCCTCGGGGTCGCCGTGCCCGGCGGGGTGCTCGCCACGCTGGCCACCTCCACGCAGGCCAGCATGGCGATCGGCCCGACGCTGGGCGCCCTGCTCGCGGCGGTCGCGACCTGGCGGGCGACCTTCGCGGTGAACGTGCCGATCGCGCTGCTCGGCATCGTGCTTGCGGTGCGCTGGCTGCCCGCGGACGGCCCGCGCACCCGCTCGGCACGCGAGCGGGTCGACGTCACCGGGGTGGTGCTGTTCGCCGTCGCGCTGGTGGCCCTGCTGCTGTTCATGCTGCGTCCGGAGCAGGCGCTGTGGCCGTCCCTGGCCGTGGGGCTGCTGCTGTCCGGTGCGCTGGTCTGGTGGGAGTTGCGTGCCGCGGACCCGTTCCTCGACCTGCGTGCCCTCGGCGGCAACGGCCCGCTGGTGGCGACCTACCTGCGGCAGGCCCTTGCCTACCTGGCGATCTACGCCTTCCTGTACGGGTACCCGCAGTGGCTGGCCCAGTCCGACCGGCTGCCGGAGACCACCATCGGCCTGGCGTTGCTGCCGATGTCGGTCACCACGGTCACCCTGTCCGCGCTCGGCACGCGGCTCGGGCTCGGCGTGTGGAGCAGGCTGCTGCTCACCGGCGGGGCGCTGTTCGCGGGCGCGCTGGCGCTGCTGCTCACCGGTGCCGGTACCGCGATGTGGCTGCTGGTGGCGATCGGCTTCCTGTTCGGCGTCGGCCAGGGGCTGAGCACGGTGGCCAACCAGACGGCGCTGTACGTGCAGGCGCCCGCGGAGCGGATCGGCACGCTGAGCGGGCTGTTCCGGACCTCGCAGTACCTCGGCGCCCTGGCCTCGACCAGCGTGATCGCGTTGTCCTTCGGGGAGCGGGCCACCGACTCGGGCCTGGGCACACTGGCGCTGGTGCTACTGGTGACCGCCGCGCTGCTGCTGTGCGTCACCGGGGTGGACCGGGGGCTGCGCCGGGTGCCCACGCACTGA
- the trhA gene encoding PAQR family membrane homeostasis protein TrhA: MSLATDTSPAGQPHPASSRPRLRGHIHFWSFFGSVAGAAVLIALASSTVSALAGLATAVYGLTVLGLFGVSALYHRRIWSPAAYKWMKRADHSMIFLFIAGTYTPFTLLVMSQPTGYIVLAVVWGGAIAGVAMKLFWPNAPRWLGVPIYVALGWVAVFVLPELATNAGIAALVLLLVGGLFYTLGAVFYAVRWPDYWPQTFGYHEFFHACTVLAAISHYIAIWLAMYP, translated from the coding sequence GTGAGCCTAGCGACCGACACCTCACCGGCCGGCCAGCCTCATCCAGCGTCCAGCCGCCCGCGCCTGCGGGGACACATCCATTTCTGGTCGTTCTTCGGCAGCGTGGCCGGGGCGGCGGTGCTGATCGCGCTCGCCTCGTCCACCGTGTCGGCCCTCGCGGGCCTGGCCACCGCTGTCTACGGGCTGACGGTGCTCGGCCTATTCGGGGTCAGTGCGCTGTATCACCGCCGGATCTGGAGCCCGGCGGCATACAAGTGGATGAAGCGCGCCGACCACTCGATGATCTTCCTGTTCATCGCGGGGACGTACACGCCGTTCACCCTGCTGGTGATGTCCCAGCCCACGGGCTACATCGTGCTCGCCGTGGTCTGGGGCGGGGCGATCGCCGGGGTGGCGATGAAGCTGTTCTGGCCGAACGCTCCCCGCTGGCTCGGCGTGCCCATCTATGTCGCGTTGGGCTGGGTGGCCGTGTTCGTGCTGCCCGAGCTGGCCACCAACGCCGGGATCGCCGCGCTGGTGCTGCTCCTGGTCGGCGGGCTGTTCTACACCCTCGGCGCCGTGTTCTACGCCGTACGCTGGCCGGACTACTGGCCGCAGACCTTCGGTTACCACGAGTTCTTCCACGCCTGCACCGTGCTCGCCGCGATCTCCCACTACATCGCGATCTGGCTGGCGATGTACCCGTAG
- a CDS encoding PrpF domain-containing protein: MGRLYRDSLAVPATLVRGGTSKCWLFDVADISGVSGRKAGVDEVLAAAFGARDSDQIDGVGGATSTTSKAAIIGPSAAPGIQVDYTFGQVGIGDERVEWGSNCGNCATAVGLHAVRSGLVPAEPGRTRVRMRNTNTGGRIDAVVATPGGRVPAHGDTLVPGVTSPGVRVELEFLDPVGGTTGTLLPSGNAVDELASGEATLVDAGAPAALVDAASIGLTGTESVAEFAARLPELLPLRRAAALRMRLAGPGDPVDHAVPKLGVIGPPRDYRTGGGTPVEAADYDLAVRMVSMHTPHPAIGLTSMVAVLAAATEPGSVVRRHLAGGAGPVRLGTPAGVVTGTPVLDGGGRLVAVSLVRSARVIAAATIFVPRHAGAGAA; the protein is encoded by the coding sequence ATGGGTAGGTTGTACAGGGATTCCCTCGCGGTTCCGGCAACACTGGTACGCGGTGGGACGAGCAAGTGCTGGCTGTTCGACGTGGCGGACATATCCGGGGTATCCGGGCGAAAGGCCGGTGTGGACGAGGTGCTCGCCGCCGCGTTCGGCGCGCGGGACTCCGATCAGATCGACGGCGTGGGCGGCGCGACCTCGACCACGTCCAAGGCAGCCATCATCGGCCCCTCCGCCGCACCCGGAATCCAGGTGGACTACACCTTCGGGCAGGTGGGCATCGGCGACGAGCGGGTGGAATGGGGCAGCAACTGCGGCAACTGCGCCACCGCCGTCGGGCTGCACGCGGTGCGGTCCGGGCTGGTCCCGGCGGAACCCGGGCGGACCCGGGTGCGGATGCGTAACACCAACACCGGTGGCCGGATCGACGCCGTGGTGGCCACCCCCGGCGGCCGGGTGCCCGCCCACGGGGACACCCTGGTGCCCGGGGTCACCTCCCCGGGGGTGCGGGTCGAGCTGGAGTTCCTCGACCCGGTCGGCGGCACCACCGGAACCCTGCTGCCCAGCGGGAACGCGGTGGATGAGCTCGCGAGCGGCGAGGCCACGCTGGTGGACGCCGGCGCGCCCGCCGCGCTGGTCGACGCCGCCTCGATCGGCCTGACCGGCACCGAGAGCGTCGCCGAGTTCGCCGCCCGGCTGCCCGAACTGCTGCCGCTGCGGCGCGCGGCTGCCCTCCGGATGCGGCTGGCCGGGCCCGGCGACCCGGTCGACCACGCGGTGCCCAAGCTGGGCGTCATCGGCCCGCCCCGGGACTACCGCACCGGCGGGGGAACCCCGGTCGAGGCCGCCGACTACGACCTCGCCGTGCGGATGGTCTCCATGCACACACCGCACCCGGCGATCGGGCTGACCTCGATGGTGGCGGTGCTGGCCGCGGCCACCGAGCCGGGCAGCGTGGTACGCCGCCACCTGGCGGGGGGCGCGGGGCCGGTGCGCCTGGGTACCCCGGCCGGGGTGGTGACCGGCACGCCCGTCCTCGACGGCGGCGGCAGGCTGGTGGCGGTGAGCCTGGTCCGGTCGGCACGGGTGATCGCGGCGGCGACCATCTTCGTGCCCCGGCACGCCGGGGCCGGTGCGGCATGA
- a CDS encoding ABC transporter ATP-binding protein: MNDAVVVTDVVKRYRRNGPNAVDGLSFSVPEGEIFGLLGPNGAGKTTTVGVLTTRVRPTSGTAQLHGVDVVRAPGPARQLLAVVPQRNNLDRSLNIRQNLLFHAIYHGVGRAERIRRADEILDRMGLAESAKARVDFVSGGQSQRVMIARALMHRPRVLFLDEPATGLDPQARLFVHERVAELRSEGVTIVLTTHDMEEAAKLCDRVGIVDHGRLLALDTPTTLTRSLPGSTTLNVTVHLDGHPSATVQSALSDIAGVQRVEPITSVTDGGLAQFRLYTADEPAAVLPSVLTSANSFGCAVSDLAIGTPSLEDVFIHLTGRELR; this comes from the coding sequence GTGAATGACGCAGTAGTCGTGACCGATGTGGTCAAACGTTACCGGCGTAACGGGCCGAACGCGGTGGACGGTCTCAGTTTCTCGGTACCGGAAGGTGAGATTTTCGGCCTACTCGGGCCGAACGGCGCCGGTAAGACCACGACCGTCGGCGTGCTCACCACCCGGGTGCGGCCGACCTCGGGCACGGCGCAGCTCCACGGCGTGGACGTGGTGCGGGCGCCGGGCCCCGCCCGGCAGTTGCTCGCGGTGGTGCCGCAGCGCAACAACCTGGATCGTTCCCTGAACATCCGGCAGAACCTGCTGTTCCACGCCATCTATCACGGGGTGGGGCGGGCCGAGCGGATCCGGCGCGCGGACGAGATCCTGGACCGGATGGGGCTGGCCGAGTCGGCGAAGGCCCGGGTCGACTTCGTCTCGGGTGGGCAGTCGCAGCGGGTGATGATCGCCCGCGCCCTGATGCACCGGCCCAGGGTGCTGTTCCTGGATGAGCCCGCCACCGGCCTGGACCCGCAGGCGCGGCTGTTCGTGCACGAGCGGGTCGCCGAGCTGCGCTCCGAGGGGGTCACCATCGTGCTCACCACGCACGATATGGAGGAGGCGGCCAAGCTGTGCGACCGGGTCGGCATCGTCGACCACGGCAGGTTGCTCGCGCTGGACACCCCGACCACGCTCACCCGCTCACTGCCCGGCAGCACGACGCTGAACGTGACGGTGCACCTGGACGGCCACCCTTCCGCGACCGTGCAGTCCGCACTGTCCGACATAGCCGGGGTGCAGCGGGTCGAGCCGATCACCTCGGTCACCGACGGCGGGCTCGCCCAGTTCCGGCTCTACACCGCCGACGAACCCGCCGCGGTGCTGCCTTCGGTACTGACCTCGGCGAACTCCTTCGGCTGCGCGGTCAGTGACCTCGCCATCGGCACGCCCAGCCTCGAGGACGTGTTCATCCACCTGACCGGGAGGGAGCTGCGATGA
- a CDS encoding MBL fold metallo-hydrolase has product MAAIVQNVVTSGFFQLDGGSWEVDNNVWLLGDDHEVLVIDAAHDAQAILTAVDGRAVRAIVCTHAHNDHVNAAPELARLTNAPILLHPDDLELWDLTHPQRSPDAPLSDGQVLTIAGTELTVLHTPGHAPGAVCLYAARLDAVFTGDTLFHGGPGATGRSYSDYPTILESIRDRLFALPDGTVVHTGHGERTSIAAERENSAEWAAP; this is encoded by the coding sequence ATGGCAGCGATAGTGCAGAATGTGGTGACCTCCGGCTTCTTCCAGCTCGACGGCGGTAGCTGGGAGGTGGACAACAACGTGTGGCTGCTCGGTGACGACCACGAGGTGCTGGTGATCGACGCCGCGCATGACGCGCAGGCCATCCTGACGGCCGTGGACGGCCGGGCGGTGCGCGCCATCGTGTGCACCCATGCGCACAACGACCACGTCAACGCGGCACCGGAACTGGCGCGGCTGACCAACGCACCGATCCTGCTGCATCCGGACGACCTGGAGCTGTGGGACCTCACCCACCCGCAGCGCTCCCCGGACGCGCCGCTTTCCGACGGCCAGGTGCTGACCATCGCCGGCACCGAGTTGACCGTGCTGCACACCCCGGGGCACGCGCCGGGCGCGGTATGCCTCTACGCCGCGCGGCTGGACGCCGTGTTCACAGGAGACACGCTGTTCCACGGCGGCCCCGGCGCCACCGGACGGTCCTATTCGGACTACCCGACCATCCTGGAGTCCATCCGGGACAGGTTGTTCGCGCTGCCCGACGGCACGGTCGTGCACACCGGGCACGGCGAGCGAACCAGCATCGCCGCGGAGCGGGAGAACTCCGCGGAATGGGCCGCGCCCTGA
- a CDS encoding ABC transporter permease, giving the protein MTALRTFFAVLWRDIFVTGRELGPFLAQVVIQPFFMLFIFGTVLTGIGYVDENFVHILLPGIVALNGFLIALQNTTMPLVLDFSWTREIEDRLLAPMPIPLVAIEKMIFGALRGIVAALLMIPVGFLILEGVHWPASAWPGVLGMIVLGSLVGATIGMTVGTLVSPRRINIMFAVILVPLMFTGSTQFPWHGLEHLEWFQVVCAINPLTYVSEGMRSLLLGDTVESIPLWVDVPVVLGACVVFGAIGIKGFLRRALD; this is encoded by the coding sequence ATGACGGCACTGCGCACCTTCTTCGCGGTGCTGTGGCGGGACATCTTCGTCACCGGCCGCGAGCTGGGACCGTTCCTGGCCCAGGTGGTCATCCAGCCGTTCTTCATGCTGTTCATCTTCGGCACGGTGCTCACCGGGATCGGCTACGTGGACGAGAACTTCGTGCATATCCTGCTGCCCGGCATCGTCGCGCTGAACGGCTTCCTGATCGCCCTGCAGAACACCACCATGCCGCTCGTGCTGGACTTCTCCTGGACCAGGGAGATCGAGGACCGGCTGCTGGCACCGATGCCGATCCCGCTGGTCGCGATCGAGAAGATGATCTTCGGGGCGCTGCGCGGGATCGTGGCCGCGTTGCTGATGATCCCGGTCGGGTTCCTGATCCTGGAGGGTGTGCACTGGCCGGCCTCGGCGTGGCCGGGGGTGCTGGGCATGATCGTGCTCGGCTCGCTGGTCGGCGCCACGATCGGGATGACCGTCGGCACCCTGGTGTCGCCGCGCCGGATCAACATCATGTTCGCGGTGATCCTGGTGCCGCTGATGTTCACCGGGTCGACCCAGTTCCCCTGGCACGGGCTCGAGCACCTGGAGTGGTTCCAGGTGGTGTGCGCGATCAACCCGCTGACCTACGTCAGTGAGGGCATGCGCTCGCTGCTGCTCGGCGACACCGTCGAGTCGATCCCGCTCTGGGTGGACGTCCCGGTCGTCCTCGGCGCCTGCGTCGTCTTCGGCGCCATCGGCATCAAGGGCTTCCTCCGCCGCGCCCTCGACTGA
- a CDS encoding PhoH family protein, translated as MSATGTGEASISSSGQRHTYVLDTSVLLSDPWALARFAEHAVVLPLVVISELEAKRHHPELGWFAREALRTLDDLRRTYGRLDAPVPIGEEGGTLHVELNHSDPTVLPPGFRTDSNDHRILACALNLAVEQHVVTLVTKDIPLRVKAGAVGLNADEYRAQEIVSSGWTGMADLDVPQEALDGLFKDGTIDLADFGRPEAAELPCHTGLRLLAGTSSALGRITADKRVRLVRGDREAFGLHGRSAEQRIALDLLLDNEVGIVSMGGRAGTGKSALAICAGLEAVMERRAHRKVVVFRPVYAVGGQDLGYLPGSESEKMQPWAQAVFDTLGALVSQNVLDEVFDRGMLEVLPLTHIRGRSLHDSFVIVDEAQSLERNVLLTVLSRLGTASRVVLTHDVAQRDNLRVGRHDGVSAVIEKLKGHPLFAHVTLSRSERSPIAALVTELLEHHG; from the coding sequence ATCAGTGCCACGGGCACTGGGGAAGCCTCGATCTCATCCTCCGGCCAGCGTCACACCTACGTGCTGGACACCTCGGTTCTGCTCTCCGACCCCTGGGCGTTGGCCAGGTTCGCCGAGCACGCCGTGGTGCTGCCCTTGGTGGTGATCAGCGAGTTGGAGGCCAAGCGGCATCATCCGGAGCTGGGTTGGTTCGCCCGTGAGGCCCTGCGCACGCTGGATGACCTGCGGCGTACGTACGGCAGGCTGGATGCGCCGGTGCCGATCGGCGAGGAGGGCGGCACCTTGCACGTGGAGCTGAACCACTCCGATCCCACGGTGCTGCCGCCGGGGTTCCGGACCGACTCCAACGATCACCGCATCCTGGCCTGCGCGCTCAACCTCGCGGTCGAGCAGCACGTGGTGACGCTGGTCACCAAGGACATCCCGTTGCGGGTCAAGGCGGGAGCGGTCGGGCTGAACGCCGACGAGTACCGCGCGCAGGAGATCGTCTCCTCCGGGTGGACCGGTATGGCGGATCTCGACGTGCCGCAGGAGGCGCTGGACGGCCTGTTCAAGGACGGCACGATCGATCTCGCCGACTTCGGCCGCCCGGAGGCCGCCGAGCTGCCCTGCCACACCGGCCTGCGGCTGCTGGCGGGCACCTCCAGCGCGCTGGGCCGGATCACCGCGGACAAGCGGGTGCGGCTGGTACGCGGGGACCGGGAGGCCTTCGGGCTGCACGGCCGCTCCGCCGAGCAGCGGATCGCGCTCGATCTGCTGCTGGACAACGAGGTCGGCATCGTGTCCATGGGCGGAAGGGCAGGCACCGGCAAGTCGGCGCTGGCCATATGCGCCGGGCTGGAGGCGGTGATGGAGCGCCGGGCGCACCGCAAGGTGGTGGTGTTCCGCCCGGTCTACGCCGTCGGCGGGCAGGATCTCGGGTACCTGCCCGGCTCGGAGAGCGAGAAGATGCAGCCCTGGGCACAGGCGGTCTTCGACACCCTCGGCGCGCTGGTCAGCCAGAACGTGCTGGACGAGGTGTTCGACCGTGGCATGCTCGAGGTGCTGCCGCTGACCCACATCCGGGGGCGCTCCCTGCACGACTCGTTCGTGATCGTGGACGAGGCTCAGTCGCTGGAACGCAACGTGCTGCTCACGGTGCTCTCCCGGCTGGGCACGGCCTCCAGGGTGGTGCTCACCCACGATGTCGCGCAGCGGGACAACCTGCGGGTGGGCAGGCACGACGGGGTGTCCGCGGTGATCGAGAAGCTGAAGGGCCACCCGCTGTTCGCGCATGTGACCCTGAGCCGCTCCGAGCGTTCCCCCATCGCCGCCCTGGTCACCGAGCTACTCGAACACCACGGCTGA